From Streptomyces chrestomyceticus JCM 4735, one genomic window encodes:
- a CDS encoding NACHT domain-containing protein has translation MAPGRRDDSGAASRHVDQRARARWFSGILQAGGDIWVNVFGWDRRTPAAWADALAAEIAKHWQREYRLRLLGHPLSVRWRPADPELVQPWDSLAALVGTWPGRPDDLEGRWAAGPGELAGEKRLVDVLRRIPTRRLIVLGEPGTGKTILLVRLVLDLLSDAERTVGAPVPFLTSLSSWDPVQQELDDLLEQRLIVDFKGLHRRVAGGVHGRRRRCTLARALLQEHLVLPVLDGLDELPEHLRGMAVNRINEALGAGGRGLVLASRSAELRAALRPPDGIEAEVAGAAGVELLPVPAEEVVEHLRNGAMGPAARARWEEVSARIRAGPAVPAAVTLTTPLMARMADVIYNPRHGELLSSVRRSPAELLDRRFATADHVRNHLLDAFVPAAYRYLAPEDLRRRLRWLRFLARDLQVRRNVTELDWWRLGDAGPALLPGLLVGGLAAVLGVYGLRIPASAGIGLMAAVGGGLLGRRLFGAGSSMARALGGGLIGGVAGTVVAMLTFGAVQGTGPSLTGALAACITVGSMGGFRAGLLGAFAGGFAAVLTGRPEVTAFAPFVNGLGLGLGAGCAAVLARRAEPARGYHWSLTGLLTGLAAGLTMGLAAGLQAGPGRGLLLAVVTAVLGSVAGGLEAAPADTAALTGPALSLAGDRRTFWATGLAGGLAVGVSTGLGPRFPPGPGSDFSFGLRVGIANAVAVGLAFGFLRAAYGRYTVARTWLALRGDRLPRRLMSFLDEAHHRGVLRQNGAHYEFAHQDVQERLARHPADCSEGHKRSRGG, from the coding sequence GTGGCACCGGGGAGGCGGGACGACAGCGGAGCCGCCTCCCGCCATGTCGACCAGCGTGCCAGGGCCCGGTGGTTCAGCGGGATACTGCAGGCCGGCGGGGACATCTGGGTCAACGTCTTCGGATGGGACCGGCGGACTCCGGCGGCCTGGGCCGACGCTCTTGCCGCCGAGATCGCGAAGCACTGGCAGCGGGAGTACCGGCTGCGCCTCCTCGGCCACCCGCTGTCCGTGCGCTGGAGACCCGCTGACCCGGAGCTGGTACAGCCATGGGACTCGCTCGCCGCGCTGGTCGGGACGTGGCCTGGCAGGCCGGACGACCTCGAGGGAAGGTGGGCCGCCGGTCCCGGGGAACTCGCGGGCGAGAAACGGCTGGTCGACGTTCTCCGGCGCATTCCGACCCGTCGTCTGATCGTCCTCGGCGAACCCGGTACGGGAAAGACGATCCTGCTGGTCCGCCTCGTCCTCGACCTGCTGTCGGACGCCGAGCGCACCGTCGGCGCACCCGTCCCCTTTCTCACCTCCCTTTCCTCGTGGGACCCGGTCCAGCAGGAGCTGGACGACTTGCTGGAGCAGCGGCTCATCGTCGATTTCAAGGGGCTGCACCGCCGGGTGGCCGGGGGCGTCCACGGGCGCCGCCGCCGGTGCACTCTCGCCCGTGCCCTGCTGCAAGAGCACTTGGTGCTGCCCGTGCTGGACGGCCTCGACGAACTGCCGGAGCACTTGCGCGGCATGGCGGTCAACCGCATCAACGAGGCCCTCGGGGCGGGTGGACGGGGCCTCGTCCTGGCCTCGCGCAGTGCCGAGCTGCGCGCGGCGCTGCGTCCGCCCGACGGCATCGAGGCCGAGGTGGCGGGTGCGGCCGGCGTGGAGCTGCTGCCCGTACCCGCCGAGGAGGTGGTCGAGCATCTGCGGAATGGAGCCATGGGGCCGGCCGCTCGGGCCCGCTGGGAGGAGGTGTCGGCACGGATCAGGGCCGGCCCGGCCGTCCCGGCGGCCGTCACCCTGACCACCCCGCTCATGGCCCGGATGGCCGACGTCATCTACAACCCACGGCACGGAGAACTTCTCTCCAGCGTCCGCCGCTCCCCGGCCGAGCTTCTCGACCGTAGGTTCGCTACAGCCGACCACGTACGGAACCACCTGCTCGACGCCTTCGTGCCGGCCGCTTACCGCTACCTGGCCCCCGAGGACCTGCGGCGGAGACTGCGCTGGCTCCGCTTCCTCGCCCGGGACCTGCAGGTTCGCCGCAACGTCACCGAACTCGACTGGTGGCGCCTGGGCGACGCCGGGCCGGCGTTGCTTCCCGGGCTGCTCGTCGGTGGCCTGGCGGCCGTCCTGGGGGTCTACGGCCTGCGGATTCCCGCCTCGGCCGGCATCGGGCTGATGGCCGCCGTCGGCGGCGGACTCCTGGGGCGGCGGCTGTTCGGTGCCGGATCGAGCATGGCACGGGCGCTCGGCGGTGGCTTGATCGGCGGTGTGGCCGGCACCGTGGTGGCGATGCTGACGTTCGGCGCGGTCCAGGGTACGGGGCCTTCGCTCACGGGGGCGCTGGCGGCCTGCATCACGGTCGGGTCGATGGGCGGATTCCGGGCCGGACTGCTCGGAGCGTTCGCGGGCGGCTTCGCCGCGGTCCTCACCGGCCGGCCGGAGGTCACCGCCTTTGCTCCCTTCGTCAACGGCCTCGGTCTCGGCCTCGGCGCCGGATGCGCCGCGGTGCTCGCCCGGCGCGCCGAGCCCGCCCGCGGCTACCACTGGTCGCTGACGGGCCTCCTCACCGGTCTGGCCGCGGGGCTCACCATGGGCCTGGCGGCCGGACTGCAGGCAGGGCCGGGCCGGGGGCTGCTCCTGGCCGTCGTCACTGCCGTTCTGGGCAGTGTCGCGGGGGGCCTGGAGGCGGCCCCGGCCGACACCGCGGCGCTCACCGGCCCGGCGCTCTCGCTGGCTGGAGACCGACGGACCTTCTGGGCCACCGGTCTGGCGGGCGGCCTCGCGGTAGGGGTGAGTACCGGTCTCGGGCCCCGGTTCCCACCGGGGCCCGGCAGCGACTTCTCCTTCGGGCTCCGGGTCGGGATCGCGAACGCGGTGGCGGTGGGCCTGGCCTTCGGCTTCCTGCGGGCCGCGTACGGGCGGTACACCGTCGCACGTACTTGGCTGGCGCTGCGGGGCGACCGTCTGCCGAGGCGGCTGATGAGCTTCCTCGACGAGGCGCACCATCGCGGGGTGCTGCGGCAGAACGGTGCGCACTACGAGTTCGCCCACCAGGACGTGCAGGAGAGGCTGGCCCGGCACCCTGCGGACTGCTCGGAGGGGCACAAGAGATCGCGCGGCGGGTAA
- a CDS encoding oxidoreductase, with amino-acid sequence MQQQKWLITGVSTGLGRAFAQAALAAGHTVIGTVRSEADLRAFEELRPGHAHGRILDVTDDDAVSGVVAEVESSVGALDVVIANAGYGLEGTFEETPLAEVRRQFEVNVFGAVATLQAALPHMRRRRRGHLMAVTSMGGLMAVPGMSAYCGSKFALEGILEALGKEVAQFGIHVTAIEPGSFRTDWAGRSMTRAAQSLDDYDELFTPIREARQKASGNQLGNPAKAGEAVVHITSVEQPPAHLLLGSDALRLVTAARTAVDEDIRAWEPLSRTTDFADGAQL; translated from the coding sequence GTGCAGCAGCAGAAGTGGCTCATCACCGGCGTCAGCACGGGCCTGGGGCGCGCCTTCGCCCAGGCCGCCCTGGCCGCCGGGCACACCGTCATCGGCACCGTCCGCTCCGAGGCGGACCTGCGGGCCTTCGAAGAGCTCAGGCCCGGGCACGCTCACGGCCGGATCCTGGACGTGACCGACGATGACGCCGTATCCGGGGTGGTCGCGGAGGTCGAGAGCAGCGTCGGTGCGCTGGACGTGGTCATCGCCAACGCCGGTTACGGCCTGGAGGGCACCTTCGAGGAAACCCCGCTGGCCGAGGTGCGGCGGCAGTTCGAGGTCAACGTGTTCGGGGCGGTGGCCACCCTGCAGGCGGCGCTGCCCCACATGCGCCGGCGCCGCCGCGGGCACCTGATGGCCGTCACCTCCATGGGTGGGCTGATGGCGGTGCCCGGCATGTCCGCCTACTGCGGCAGCAAGTTCGCCCTGGAGGGCATCCTGGAGGCGCTGGGCAAGGAGGTCGCGCAGTTCGGGATCCACGTGACGGCGATCGAGCCCGGCTCCTTCCGCACCGACTGGGCCGGACGGTCCATGACCCGCGCCGCACAGTCCCTCGACGACTACGACGAACTGTTCACCCCCATCCGCGAGGCGCGGCAGAAGGCCAGCGGGAACCAACTGGGCAACCCGGCCAAGGCCGGCGAGGCGGTCGTGCACATCACCTCGGTCGAGCAGCCGCCGGCCCACCTTCTCCTGGGCTCGGACGCACTGCGGCTGGTCACCGCCGCGCGCACGGCCGTGGACGAGGACATCCGCGCATGGGAGCCCCTCTCCCGTACGACCGACTTCGCCGACGGCGCCCAGCTCTGA
- a CDS encoding FAD-dependent monooxygenase — translation MSESVVIVGGGPTGMWLACELRLAGVSTVVLERDPEIDPHSRALTVHARTIETFALRNAHQDLLAEGGRIPSGHFAVLDDRLDFAELDTDFPYTLTIPQARTTELLQQRAVAMGADVRRGHKVTGCADTGDTVTVSVDGPEGAYVLDAAYVVGCDGTRSEVRRCAGIEFEGTPSTALGVLGDVVLSDPPPGPVTSRWTTRGTFMLVPLSGGRHRIVAHSPEDLRDDWPGELTLEELRERVQRIAGTDYGMHSPSWLSRYSNTSRVARHYRKGRILLAGDAAHQHMPMGGVGLNVGVQDAMNLGWKLAATVRGQATDVLLDTYHHERHPVGQDTIEHTQAQTAIMSVFSPQGAALRSLLGKLIVERPQFNDALAQRLSGLSVAYALPGQRHPLAGCRAPNLRLSDSVELFNLLRDGRPLLIDFGRVDGFASDRAAAPYDRYRCPQPVEQSRAAWADVSSALIRPDGYVAWASDDTDPAALTAGAANAVAALHDPRLAHVQLEGNPA, via the coding sequence ATGAGCGAGAGTGTCGTCATCGTCGGCGGCGGACCGACGGGCATGTGGCTGGCCTGCGAGCTGCGGCTGGCCGGGGTCAGCACGGTGGTCCTGGAGCGGGACCCGGAGATCGACCCGCATTCCCGGGCGCTGACGGTGCACGCCCGTACGATCGAGACCTTCGCGCTCCGTAACGCGCATCAGGACCTGTTGGCGGAAGGCGGCCGGATACCCAGCGGGCACTTCGCGGTCCTCGACGACCGCCTGGACTTCGCGGAGCTGGACACCGACTTCCCGTACACGCTCACGATCCCGCAGGCGCGGACGACGGAACTGCTCCAGCAGCGCGCCGTGGCCATGGGCGCGGATGTCCGTCGCGGACACAAGGTGACCGGCTGTGCGGACACCGGCGACACGGTGACCGTGTCGGTCGACGGCCCGGAGGGCGCCTATGTGCTCGACGCCGCGTACGTCGTCGGATGCGACGGCACACGCAGCGAGGTGCGCCGGTGCGCGGGCATCGAGTTCGAGGGGACCCCGTCCACCGCGCTGGGGGTGCTCGGCGATGTGGTGCTCAGCGACCCGCCGCCCGGCCCGGTCACGAGCAGGTGGACGACGCGGGGCACATTCATGCTCGTCCCGCTGTCCGGGGGGAGGCACCGGATCGTGGCGCACTCGCCCGAGGACCTCCGTGACGACTGGCCGGGCGAACTGACCCTGGAGGAACTGCGGGAGCGGGTCCAGCGCATCGCCGGCACGGACTACGGGATGCACAGCCCCTCCTGGCTGTCCCGCTACAGCAACACCAGCCGCGTGGCCCGGCACTACCGCAAGGGCCGCATCCTGCTGGCGGGTGACGCCGCCCATCAGCACATGCCGATGGGCGGCGTGGGGCTGAACGTCGGCGTGCAGGACGCGATGAACCTCGGCTGGAAGCTGGCGGCGACCGTGCGCGGGCAGGCGACGGACGTGCTGTTGGACACCTACCACCACGAGCGGCACCCGGTGGGGCAGGACACGATCGAGCACACCCAGGCGCAGACCGCGATCATGTCGGTCTTCTCGCCGCAGGGAGCCGCGCTGCGGTCGCTCCTGGGGAAGCTGATCGTGGAGCGGCCGCAGTTCAACGACGCCCTGGCGCAGCGTCTGTCCGGGTTGTCGGTGGCGTACGCGCTGCCCGGTCAGCGTCATCCGCTCGCGGGCTGCCGGGCGCCGAACCTGAGGCTTTCGGACTCGGTGGAGCTGTTCAATCTCTTGCGGGACGGGCGCCCCCTGCTCATCGATTTCGGGCGTGTCGACGGCTTCGCTTCCGACCGCGCCGCTGCCCCTTACGACCGGTACCGCTGTCCGCAGCCGGTCGAACAGTCCCGTGCGGCATGGGCCGACGTCAGCTCCGCCCTGATCAGGCCGGACGGCTATGTGGCGTGGGCCTCGGACGACACCGACCCGGCCGCTCTGACAGCCGGGGCCGCGAACGCCGTCGCCGCCCTCCACGATCCGCGGCTCGCACACGTACAGCTCGAAGGGAACCCCGCATGA
- a CDS encoding TetR/AcrR family transcriptional regulator yields MPGHHPARSRRATERKGDVRERAILDTCETLLANKGYDAMTVGDLAQGAGITRGALYFYFGSKQEAVTALVARTVEHLWERSRATAQTDEPRQAIAAAMQRTVELWNEHGLVMRTAIDLSLTVPEIGKLWNHTADLFITAITAVLERAGIQPGTAPDQAPAMARALCWMIERTFYHASQQSRDELQKASSTCEHIWLTSAGLIT; encoded by the coding sequence ATGCCCGGCCACCACCCCGCGCGCAGCCGGCGCGCCACCGAACGCAAGGGCGATGTCCGGGAGCGGGCCATCCTGGACACCTGCGAGACCCTGCTGGCCAACAAGGGTTACGACGCCATGACCGTCGGCGACCTCGCCCAGGGCGCCGGCATCACCCGCGGCGCCCTGTACTTCTACTTCGGCTCCAAGCAGGAAGCGGTCACGGCCCTGGTGGCCCGCACCGTCGAGCACCTGTGGGAACGCTCCCGGGCCACCGCGCAGACCGACGAACCGCGCCAGGCCATCGCAGCGGCCATGCAGCGCACGGTCGAACTGTGGAACGAGCACGGCCTGGTCATGCGCACCGCGATCGACCTCTCCCTGACCGTGCCGGAGATCGGCAAGCTGTGGAACCACACGGCCGACCTGTTCATCACGGCCATCACCGCCGTCCTGGAACGCGCCGGCATCCAGCCCGGCACCGCCCCGGACCAGGCCCCGGCAATGGCACGCGCCCTGTGCTGGATGATCGAGCGGACCTTCTACCACGCCTCACAGCAATCCCGCGACGAGCTGCAAAAGGCATCCTCGACCTGCGAACACATCTGGCTGACCAGCGCCGGCCTGATCACCTGA
- a CDS encoding TetR/AcrR family transcriptional regulator C-terminal domain-containing protein, which yields MTKKQPAARTKVGITLDQVVGAAFDVLDRGGVAKLSTRAIAAELGVSMNTVMWHIRTKDRLLDTMADALFGEIDLTDLPENWHDQAAELLGRLRRAMLRHRDGALLVAGTFPAEPQTLAFTDRLLTALLRGCPTRRTAAWTAWNLFYFTLGLVQEEQAAPADDRDRLRAHVAEHHFPGLNSALDDFMSVDFEARFRFGIGQILHSASTEAAPEH from the coding sequence GTGACCAAGAAACAACCTGCCGCCCGCACCAAGGTCGGGATCACCCTCGACCAGGTGGTCGGCGCGGCGTTCGACGTACTCGACCGGGGCGGTGTCGCCAAGCTCTCCACCCGGGCCATCGCGGCCGAACTCGGCGTCAGCATGAACACCGTCATGTGGCACATCCGCACCAAGGACCGGCTCCTGGACACCATGGCCGATGCCCTCTTCGGGGAGATCGACCTGACAGACCTGCCCGAGAACTGGCACGATCAGGCGGCCGAACTGCTGGGGCGGCTGCGCCGGGCGATGCTCCGGCACCGGGACGGCGCCCTGCTCGTCGCAGGCACCTTCCCCGCCGAACCGCAGACCCTCGCCTTCACCGACCGCCTGCTGACCGCCCTGCTACGCGGCTGCCCCACCCGCAGAACGGCCGCATGGACGGCCTGGAACCTCTTCTACTTCACCCTGGGTCTCGTCCAGGAGGAACAGGCGGCACCCGCCGACGACCGCGACCGGCTCCGTGCCCACGTGGCCGAACACCACTTTCCCGGACTCAACTCGGCACTGGACGACTTCATGTCCGTCGACTTCGAGGCCCGCTTCCGGTTCGGCATCGGGCAGATCCTCCACTCCGCCTCGACCGAAGCGGCACCTGAGCACTGA
- a CDS encoding serine hydrolase domain-containing protein, translating to MPKRSHRRRIIVAAVLAATAVPLAGPLPASAAQPRAAGPVQRGLDRLVHEDGYPAALAAATGRDGRTRDAAAGVADLHTGAKAPVDGQVRAGSVAKSFTATVVLQLVGEGKVALDAPVETYLPGLLRGDGIDGRRITVRQLLQHTSGLPDYTQYLGDLLANRHRYYAPRTLLDLALRHKAAFPPGTGWRYCNTDYVVAGLLIEQVTGRPLGEEITRRVIDRVGLRHTYVPAVGEQGIRGAHPHGYVSPKPGVALLDVTELDPSAAWAGGALISTPSDLNRFFRALLGGRLLKPAQLAQMRTTVAIPADAGYPEGTRFGLGLSSQPLSCGGLMWGHEGDYLGYATDSATTDDGRAATIAVTAQPGPAEQGRRHAAQLLHTALCE from the coding sequence ATGCCGAAGCGTTCTCACCGTCGTCGGATCATCGTGGCGGCCGTATTGGCCGCCACCGCCGTACCCCTGGCAGGCCCCCTGCCCGCCTCCGCCGCGCAGCCCCGGGCCGCCGGCCCCGTGCAGCGCGGGCTGGACCGGCTGGTGCACGAGGACGGCTACCCGGCAGCGCTGGCCGCCGCCACCGGCCGTGACGGGCGTACCCGCGATGCCGCCGCAGGCGTCGCGGACCTGCATACGGGGGCGAAGGCGCCGGTCGACGGGCAGGTCCGGGCCGGGAGCGTCGCCAAATCCTTCACCGCCACCGTCGTCCTGCAACTCGTCGGCGAGGGCAAGGTCGCGCTGGACGCGCCGGTCGAGACCTACCTGCCGGGGCTGCTGCGCGGCGACGGCATCGACGGCCGTCGGATCACGGTGCGCCAGTTGCTGCAGCACACCAGCGGGCTGCCCGACTACACCCAGTACCTGGGCGACCTGCTCGCCAACCGTCATCGCTACTACGCGCCCCGCACGCTGCTCGACCTCGCACTGCGGCACAAGGCGGCGTTCCCGCCCGGCACGGGCTGGCGGTACTGCAACACCGACTACGTGGTGGCCGGACTGCTCATCGAGCAGGTCACCGGCCGCCCGCTGGGCGAGGAGATCACTCGCCGGGTGATCGACCGCGTCGGGCTGCGGCACACGTACGTCCCGGCCGTGGGCGAGCAGGGCATCCGGGGCGCCCACCCGCACGGCTACGTCTCGCCGAAGCCCGGCGTGGCGCTGCTGGACGTCACCGAACTGGACCCGTCGGCTGCCTGGGCCGGCGGCGCTCTGATCAGCACCCCGAGCGACCTGAACCGTTTCTTCCGGGCCCTGCTCGGCGGCAGGCTGCTCAAGCCCGCGCAGCTCGCCCAGATGCGTACGACCGTGGCGATCCCGGCCGACGCCGGATACCCCGAAGGCACGCGGTTCGGGCTGGGCCTGTCCAGCCAGCCGCTGAGCTGCGGCGGCCTGATGTGGGGCCACGAAGGCGACTACCTCGGCTACGCGACCGACTCGGCCACCACCGACGACGGCCGCGCCGCAACCATCGCCGTCACCGCCCAGCCGGGCCCCGCCGAGCAGGGGCGCCGCCACGCCGCGCAGTTGCTGCACACTGCCCTCTGCGAGTGA
- a CDS encoding AfsR/SARP family transcriptional regulator — translation MAGAAGDGRHVWFTVLGPVGIRRGEQRLDAGSPPQRALLAALLIRDGRGTSVAELIHALWGKNPPPDAAGALRAYVRRLGEALGPDAGMLVSEPDGYALRVGEGGLDLARAEQLAAEAGQARHSGDPNRAHELLAQALELWTGEPLAGVPGPYAATWRARLEERHLGLVEDRLALDLEAGRHAEVVAELTTLAAGHPLRERVQELLRLALHSGNRQAEALAAYADTRRLLALERGVAPSLELSELRRRITRAGPRPPAPEGGRRDQAGGGAARGRPAQLPRDTRDFTGRSALVEELIAHLGAGEGGGPAVCAVGGIGGVGKSALAVHVAHAVRPLFPDGQLYVDLRGCGPCPVEPETVLGAFLRALGVPDCAVPEGAGARSALYRSVLDGRRVLVLLDNARDAAQVRPLLPGTDGCAVLVTSRHRLTHLTGAHVVALDVMRPPEALALFTRITGEAGADARQVVAVCDCLPLAVRIAAARLVARRAWTTADLMRKLADEHRRLDELRAGDLGITATFELGYGQLSARQARAFRLVALPCGPDICLGAAAAVLGLGTEEARQTLESLVDTSLLESPAPDRYRYHDLLRLYARARADRDEPPQQHAAARSRLLDHYLAAAARVYTMNRPGDPLLDHLEPTRYPGTVFDDRKGALEWLYTEAGNLLACARGSTGTPLLRRAADLLLVTRDLADSGTGARQYEQTIVCLLTAALEAQDAHAEGRLRLLMIHMDVMAGRLAEADSQAQAAMALRHRCADPVLSSNALNESGIIASLQGRHEDAESLLKQALAAYRSYGNHNSAASALGNLARTYQDTGRIAEGVELAEQCLALYRQIGATMKLAGGHYELGVALMQAGRPEDALRQLEHAAVIYQDSRQCLWEAMTYWRMAEAHLAADRPAQAAGRAEEALAILHGPNGRWARANTLTVLGHALRQTGHADRAQACWQEALETYETLGSPEAPAVRRLLSAAGPHR, via the coding sequence ATGGCCGGCGCTGCGGGGGACGGGCGGCACGTGTGGTTCACGGTGCTGGGACCGGTGGGAATCCGGCGCGGGGAACAGCGGCTCGATGCCGGTTCGCCGCCGCAGCGGGCGTTGCTCGCCGCTCTGCTGATACGGGACGGGCGTGGCACTTCGGTGGCGGAGCTGATCCATGCCCTGTGGGGGAAGAACCCGCCACCGGACGCGGCGGGCGCCCTGCGAGCATATGTCCGCCGGCTGGGCGAGGCCCTGGGCCCGGACGCCGGCATGCTGGTGAGCGAGCCGGACGGCTATGCGTTGCGCGTCGGTGAGGGCGGGCTGGACCTGGCACGTGCCGAACAGCTCGCGGCCGAGGCCGGGCAGGCACGCCACTCCGGTGACCCGAACCGCGCCCACGAACTGCTGGCTCAGGCCCTGGAGTTGTGGACCGGTGAGCCGCTGGCCGGTGTGCCGGGCCCGTACGCCGCGACCTGGCGCGCCCGTCTGGAAGAGCGCCACCTCGGACTGGTGGAGGACCGCCTCGCCCTCGATTTGGAGGCCGGACGGCACGCGGAGGTGGTGGCCGAACTGACGACGCTGGCAGCCGGGCATCCGTTGCGCGAGCGCGTGCAGGAACTCCTGAGGCTCGCGCTCCACAGCGGAAACCGGCAGGCCGAGGCTCTGGCCGCCTACGCCGACACCCGGCGTCTGCTCGCCCTGGAACGGGGCGTCGCCCCCTCCCTCGAACTGAGCGAACTGCGCCGACGCATCACGCGGGCCGGCCCCCGCCCGCCCGCTCCCGAAGGGGGGCGCCGAGACCAGGCCGGTGGTGGCGCGGCTCGGGGCCGTCCGGCTCAGCTTCCCCGCGACACCCGGGACTTCACCGGGCGGTCCGCGCTGGTCGAAGAGCTGATCGCACACCTCGGCGCGGGCGAGGGCGGCGGCCCGGCCGTGTGCGCGGTCGGGGGGATCGGCGGCGTCGGAAAGTCCGCCTTGGCGGTGCATGTCGCGCACGCGGTCCGGCCGTTGTTCCCGGACGGGCAGCTCTACGTCGACCTTCGAGGCTGCGGGCCGTGCCCGGTCGAGCCGGAGACCGTACTGGGGGCTTTCCTGCGGGCGCTGGGGGTACCGGACTGCGCCGTTCCCGAGGGGGCGGGCGCGCGCTCCGCGCTCTACCGGTCCGTACTCGACGGCCGCCGCGTCCTGGTCCTGCTGGACAACGCCCGTGACGCCGCCCAGGTCCGTCCCCTGCTGCCGGGCACGGACGGCTGTGCTGTGCTGGTCACCAGCCGCCACCGGCTGACCCACCTGACGGGCGCCCATGTGGTGGCCCTGGACGTCATGCGGCCCCCGGAGGCCCTTGCCCTGTTCACCCGCATCACCGGCGAAGCAGGCGCGGACGCCCGGCAGGTGGTGGCGGTGTGCGACTGTCTGCCGCTGGCCGTCCGGATCGCCGCCGCCCGCCTGGTGGCACGCCGCGCCTGGACCACCGCCGACCTGATGCGCAAACTGGCCGACGAACACCGCCGCCTGGACGAACTCCGGGCCGGGGATCTCGGCATCACGGCCACCTTCGAGCTGGGCTACGGCCAGCTCTCCGCCCGGCAGGCCCGTGCTTTCCGGCTGGTGGCGCTGCCGTGCGGGCCGGACATCTGCCTGGGCGCCGCCGCGGCCGTACTCGGCCTGGGCACCGAAGAGGCCAGGCAGACGCTGGAATCCCTGGTGGACACCTCGCTGCTGGAATCCCCCGCGCCGGACCGCTACCGCTACCACGACCTCCTGCGCCTCTACGCCCGCGCCCGCGCCGACCGTGACGAACCCCCGCAGCAGCACGCAGCGGCGCGCTCACGGCTGCTGGACCACTACCTGGCCGCGGCCGCCCGCGTGTACACGATGAACCGGCCCGGAGACCCCCTTCTGGACCACCTTGAGCCCACCCGGTACCCCGGCACGGTCTTCGACGACCGCAAAGGCGCCCTGGAGTGGCTGTACACGGAGGCCGGGAACCTGCTGGCGTGCGCCCGCGGCTCGACCGGCACACCTCTGCTGCGTCGCGCGGCGGATCTCTTGCTGGTGACCCGGGACCTGGCCGATTCGGGTACGGGCGCCCGCCAGTACGAGCAGACGATCGTCTGCCTGCTGACGGCCGCACTGGAAGCGCAGGACGCCCACGCCGAGGGGCGGCTGCGCCTGCTCATGATCCACATGGACGTCATGGCCGGCCGGCTCGCGGAGGCGGACTCGCAGGCGCAGGCCGCGATGGCACTCAGGCACCGGTGCGCAGATCCCGTCCTGTCCTCCAACGCGCTCAACGAAAGCGGCATCATCGCGAGCCTGCAGGGCCGTCACGAAGACGCGGAGTCACTCCTGAAGCAGGCACTCGCCGCCTATCGCAGCTACGGGAACCACAACAGTGCGGCCAGTGCGCTGGGCAACCTCGCCCGTACCTACCAGGACACCGGCCGCATCGCCGAGGGAGTGGAACTGGCCGAGCAGTGCCTGGCCCTCTACCGGCAGATCGGCGCGACGATGAAGCTGGCCGGCGGCCACTACGAACTCGGTGTGGCCCTGATGCAGGCCGGGCGCCCGGAGGACGCCCTGCGGCAACTCGAACATGCCGCGGTCATCTACCAGGACAGCAGGCAGTGCCTGTGGGAGGCGATGACGTACTGGCGGATGGCAGAGGCCCATCTCGCCGCGGACCGGCCGGCGCAGGCCGCGGGGCGGGCCGAGGAGGCCCTCGCCATCCTGCACGGCCCCAACGGCCGCTGGGCCCGCGCCAACACCCTCACCGTCCTCGGCCACGCCCTCCGGCAGACCGGGCACGCCGACCGGGCCCAGGCCTGCTGGCAGGAAGCCCTGGAGACGTACGAGACGCTGGGCTCCCCGGAGGCACCCGCCGTACGGAGACTGCTCAGCGCGGCCGGCCCGCACCGATGA